The following proteins come from a genomic window of Streptomyces sp. NBC_01716:
- a CDS encoding GTP-binding protein: MSSDDPIALKIVVGGGFGVGKTTMIGAVSEIKPLSTEETLTSASSGTGTDRLEGIENKATTTVALDFGRITLQKQNMVLLLFGTPGQQRFWFTWDDLSLGAIGAVVLADTRRLLDCFAAVEYFESRDVPFVVAVNEFDADDAYRYSSEEVREALELRADVPVLLCDARDPASAKHVLVSLVSYAHAVSLRRARERAVQAPPAAPPLQHSSDLGATS, encoded by the coding sequence ATGTCGTCTGACGATCCCATCGCCTTGAAAATCGTGGTCGGCGGCGGCTTCGGCGTCGGCAAGACCACCATGATCGGCGCGGTCAGCGAGATCAAGCCGCTGTCGACCGAGGAGACGCTGACCTCCGCGAGCAGCGGGACGGGCACCGACCGGCTGGAGGGCATCGAGAACAAGGCGACCACCACGGTCGCCCTGGACTTCGGCCGTATCACCCTCCAGAAGCAGAACATGGTGCTGCTTCTGTTCGGCACTCCGGGACAGCAGCGGTTCTGGTTCACCTGGGACGATCTGTCGCTGGGTGCCATCGGGGCCGTCGTCCTGGCCGACACCCGCCGGCTGCTGGACTGTTTCGCCGCCGTCGAGTACTTCGAGAGCCGCGACGTGCCCTTCGTCGTCGCCGTCAACGAGTTCGACGCCGACGACGCCTACCGCTACAGCTCGGAAGAGGTCCGCGAGGCGCTCGAACTCAGGGCTGACGTACCGGTGTTGCTCTGCGACGCACGCGATCCGGCGTCGGCCAAGCACGTACTGGTCTCACTCGTCTCGTACGCGCACGCGGTCTCGCTCCGCCGCGCGCGGGAGCGGGCCGTCCAGGCCCCGCCCGCCGCACCCCCCCTTCAGCACTCCAGCGACTTGGGAGCCACCTCATGA
- a CDS encoding DUF742 domain-containing protein → MAALDGTPWVDDDEHEVRPYALTGGRTRPTNEMSLSSLLKARATAPEGYLSPEAAHCLALCRGEARSVAEVAATLGQPVQVAKILLSDLLDAGALIMAMPTRTADPKDPNLLEAVLEGLRTYVV, encoded by the coding sequence ATGGCGGCTTTAGACGGCACCCCCTGGGTGGACGACGACGAGCACGAGGTCCGTCCTTACGCCCTGACGGGTGGGCGAACCCGGCCCACGAACGAGATGAGTCTGTCGTCGCTCCTCAAGGCACGCGCCACGGCGCCGGAGGGCTACCTCAGCCCGGAGGCGGCCCACTGTCTCGCGCTCTGCCGCGGCGAGGCACGGTCGGTCGCGGAGGTCGCCGCCACGCTGGGCCAGCCGGTCCAGGTGGCCAAGATCCTGCTCTCCGACCTGCTGGACGCGGGGGCACTGATCATGGCGATGCCCACGAGAACGGCCGACCCGAAAGATCCGAATCTGCTGGAGGCAGTGCTTGAGGGGCTACGAACCTATGTCGTCTGA
- a CDS encoding roadblock/LC7 domain-containing protein: MADFIRRVPGTEGAVLASSDGVRKHSYGLSIDSADKLSAISTALCSLAGGVRDIKGPADGRVRQVVVEHDNGLLFVSMAGPGAVLGVLASDSADLGAVGFEMGQLVKSVPEHLSTPPRLRQPSADDRVH; encoded by the coding sequence ATGGCTGATTTCATCAGGCGCGTCCCCGGTACGGAGGGCGCCGTCCTGGCTTCCAGTGACGGAGTGCGCAAGCACTCGTACGGTCTGAGCATCGACTCGGCGGACAAGCTGAGCGCGATCAGCACCGCGCTGTGCTCCCTGGCCGGCGGCGTCCGTGACATCAAGGGTCCGGCCGACGGCAGGGTCAGGCAGGTGGTGGTCGAACACGACAACGGGCTGCTCTTCGTGTCCATGGCCGGCCCCGGGGCGGTACTGGGTGTACTGGCTTCCGACAGCGCGGACCTCGGCGCCGTCGGTTTCGAGATGGGGCAGCTGGTCAAGAGCGTGCCCGAGCACTTGAGTACACCGCCGCGGCTCCGCCAGCCCTCCGCCGACGACCGGGTGCACTGA
- a CDS encoding phosphoribosyltransferase family protein: MLFMDRRDAGRQLAGSLRHLRGAGVVVLGLPRGGVPVAAAVAEALDAPLDVCLVRKLGVPFHSELAMGAIGEGGVRVINDEVARMTGVTEEELARVEAHEREVLESRARRYRGERAPISQEGRTVVVVDDGVATGSTARAACRIARARGAARIVLAVPVAPWNWTERMGGDADELVSPYTPHDFYAIGQFYADFAQTEDDEVVACLAEAADRRASGSRTRSGPAVDEEREAYIPVGGATLRGRLTVPAGAAGVVVFAHGSGSSRRSPRNRFVADGLNRAGLGTLLFDLLTEEEEADRANVFDTGLLARRLTGATGWLREQPACEGLAVGYFGASTGAAAALWSAAEPDARIAAVVSRGGRPDLAGPRLAEVTAPTLLIVGGDDLGVIDLNRAAQHRLHCENRLALVPGATHLFEETGALERVTELAGAWFTDHMTPAAHTVAGF, translated from the coding sequence GTGTTGTTCATGGATCGCCGGGATGCCGGCCGGCAGCTGGCCGGATCGCTGAGACACCTCAGGGGCGCCGGGGTCGTGGTGCTGGGTCTCCCCCGCGGAGGGGTGCCGGTCGCCGCGGCCGTGGCCGAGGCACTGGACGCGCCCCTGGACGTCTGTCTGGTGCGCAAGCTGGGCGTGCCGTTCCATTCGGAGCTGGCGATGGGGGCGATCGGCGAGGGCGGCGTCCGCGTGATCAACGACGAGGTGGCGCGCATGACGGGCGTCACCGAGGAGGAGCTGGCCCGGGTCGAGGCGCATGAGCGGGAGGTGCTGGAGAGTCGCGCCCGCCGGTACCGGGGCGAACGTGCGCCGATCAGCCAGGAGGGGCGCACGGTGGTGGTGGTCGACGACGGGGTGGCCACAGGGTCGACGGCCCGCGCGGCCTGCCGGATCGCCCGCGCCCGGGGAGCGGCACGGATCGTGCTCGCCGTCCCCGTGGCGCCGTGGAACTGGACCGAGCGGATGGGCGGTGACGCCGACGAACTCGTATCTCCGTACACCCCCCACGACTTCTACGCGATCGGACAGTTCTACGCCGACTTCGCCCAGACCGAGGACGACGAGGTCGTCGCCTGCCTGGCAGAGGCCGCCGATCGCCGGGCGAGCGGCAGCCGGACTCGGTCGGGCCCCGCCGTTGACGAGGAGCGGGAGGCGTACATACCGGTCGGCGGGGCGACGCTGCGCGGGCGGTTGACGGTGCCCGCGGGCGCGGCCGGGGTCGTCGTGTTCGCGCACGGCAGCGGCAGCAGCCGGCGCAGCCCGCGCAACCGTTTCGTCGCGGACGGCCTGAACCGGGCCGGGCTTGGCACCCTGCTGTTCGACCTGCTCACCGAGGAGGAAGAGGCGGACCGGGCCAACGTCTTCGACACCGGGCTGCTGGCCAGGCGGCTCACCGGCGCCACCGGCTGGCTGCGCGAACAGCCCGCATGCGAGGGGCTGGCCGTGGGGTACTTCGGCGCCAGCACCGGTGCCGCCGCCGCGCTGTGGTCGGCCGCCGAGCCGGACGCCCGTATCGCCGCCGTGGTCTCCCGGGGCGGCAGGCCCGACCTGGCCGGACCCCGGCTGGCCGAGGTGACCGCGCCCACGCTGCTGATCGTCGGTGGCGACGACCTCGGGGTGATCGATCTCAATCGCGCGGCCCAGCACCGGCTGCACTGCGAGAACCGGCTCGCGCTCGTTCCCGGCGCCACCCACCTCTTCGAGGAGACCGGCGCCCTGGAGAGAGTCACCGAACTGGCCGGTGCCTGGTTCACGGACCACATGACCCCGGCCGCTCACACGGTGGCGGGCTTCTGA
- a CDS encoding sensor histidine kinase, which translates to MPELSPHAAPADRRSGRRRGRSARNTGNATQVPAKAKRNLATEKGLRSRIRLLVVTPVTTVSVLAAGTWSTWYFVENAVATWSAAGAAAVIGVGTLVATTRKATAISTAVHEQRVTNATSARQWVERFEAVTAEGQKSIAQLLEQISRGERPQLMEPAPHAVSQGNPFADLEQTLRLAQHQALAAVAEAGARQQVDVFVNIAQRLHALVNRALARLDDLESEVEDPDLLGGLFGVDHLVTQFRRQVESLAVMGGAVPRRINKPVPLPTVLRQGVAEIEQYARVRVIQPPEGTLPGYAAAEVIHLLAELVENAARFSAPETQVTLRAERVPAGLAIEIDDRGLPMAPEKLDRMNRLLTRPDQFDIREQLEDGRIGLFVVAQIARRHDIEVALRRNIYGGTQAVVVLPNALLDAAPPQPVQRETDHEQRRQPDQAAEHAQRTEPSHEPSSGAAWSHQQPAAQQASPQTPAHTAYIPQQASQDSPYQAPQPSYGSSSDHRSPLPAEAGSRSSRGGRGTHGETPSVRRIGSPSAHAAAAATATAGLGSNGEVPLPQRKPAPYSASNGQTGGTNGTGGHGGAHTPGTLNGVHGESPYGSGHTGGGRPSATAHPNSGQSSAGRSTTGSADVTPPEVPRSTQASPPSDANTPPGRRPTLPRRSETYRGPEFPRLADADREVVAPNPDLMARFASGIRLASSEDGPQGPSDQTS; encoded by the coding sequence ATGCCTGAACTCTCCCCGCACGCCGCCCCCGCCGACCGCCGCAGCGGCCGGCGGCGCGGACGTTCCGCTCGGAACACCGGGAACGCCACCCAGGTCCCCGCCAAGGCCAAGCGCAATCTGGCCACCGAGAAGGGCCTCCGTTCGCGGATCCGTCTTCTCGTCGTGACCCCGGTGACCACGGTCTCGGTGCTGGCCGCCGGCACGTGGTCCACCTGGTACTTCGTCGAGAACGCCGTGGCGACCTGGTCCGCCGCCGGCGCCGCCGCCGTCATCGGTGTGGGCACCTTGGTCGCCACCACCCGTAAGGCCACGGCCATCTCCACGGCCGTGCACGAGCAGCGGGTCACCAACGCCACCTCCGCCCGCCAGTGGGTCGAGCGCTTCGAGGCCGTGACGGCCGAGGGGCAGAAGAGCATCGCCCAGCTGCTGGAGCAGATCAGCCGTGGTGAGCGGCCCCAGCTCATGGAGCCGGCGCCCCACGCCGTCAGCCAGGGCAACCCGTTCGCGGATCTCGAACAGACCCTGCGGCTCGCCCAGCACCAGGCGCTGGCCGCCGTCGCCGAGGCGGGCGCACGCCAGCAGGTGGACGTGTTCGTCAACATCGCCCAGCGCCTGCACGCGCTGGTCAACCGCGCGCTGGCCCGGCTTGACGACCTGGAGAGCGAGGTCGAGGACCCGGACCTGCTCGGCGGTCTCTTCGGCGTCGACCACCTCGTCACCCAGTTCCGCCGCCAGGTGGAGAGCCTGGCCGTGATGGGCGGTGCGGTCCCCCGCCGTATCAACAAGCCCGTCCCGCTGCCGACCGTGCTGCGCCAGGGTGTAGCCGAGATCGAGCAGTACGCCCGTGTACGTGTGATCCAGCCGCCCGAGGGCACGCTGCCCGGCTACGCCGCGGCCGAGGTCATCCACCTGCTGGCCGAACTCGTCGAGAACGCCGCCCGGTTCTCCGCCCCGGAGACCCAGGTGACGCTGCGCGCCGAGCGCGTCCCGGCCGGTCTCGCGATCGAGATCGACGACCGCGGGCTGCCGATGGCGCCCGAGAAGCTGGACCGGATGAACCGGCTGCTCACCAGGCCGGACCAGTTCGACATCCGCGAGCAGCTGGAGGACGGCCGGATCGGGCTGTTCGTGGTCGCGCAGATCGCGCGCAGACACGACATCGAGGTCGCGCTGCGCCGCAACATATACGGCGGCACCCAGGCCGTCGTCGTACTGCCGAACGCGCTCCTCGACGCGGCTCCCCCGCAGCCCGTGCAGCGTGAGACGGACCACGAGCAGCGCCGGCAGCCCGACCAGGCCGCCGAGCACGCGCAGCGTACGGAGCCGTCGCACGAGCCCTCGTCGGGCGCCGCCTGGTCGCACCAACAACCCGCCGCACAGCAGGCGTCACCGCAGACGCCCGCGCACACCGCGTACATACCCCAGCAGGCGTCCCAGGACTCGCCGTACCAGGCCCCCCAGCCGTCGTACGGTTCGTCCTCCGACCACCGCAGCCCGCTGCCCGCCGAGGCCGGCTCCCGCAGCTCGCGCGGCGGTCGCGGCACGCACGGCGAGACGCCGTCCGTACGCCGCATCGGCTCGCCCTCGGCCCACGCCGCCGCGGCGGCGACGGCGACGGCCGGACTCGGCTCCAACGGCGAAGTCCCGCTCCCCCAGCGGAAACCCGCCCCGTACAGCGCGAGCAACGGCCAGACGGGCGGCACCAACGGCACCGGCGGCCACGGGGGTGCCCACACCCCTGGCACCCTCAACGGCGTCCACGGAGAGTCCCCGTACGGCTCCGGACACACCGGTGGCGGCCGGCCCTCCGCCACCGCCCACCCGAACTCCGGCCAATCCAGTGCCGGCCGCTCCACCACCGGCTCTGCCGACGTCACACCCCCCGAGGTCCCCCGATCCACCCAGGCCTCACCCCCCAGCGACGCCAACACTCCCCCCGGCCGTCGGCCCACCTTGCCCCGGCGGAGCGAGACGTACCGCGGACCTGAGTTCCCGCGGCTCGCCGACGCCGACCGAGAGGTCGTCGCACCGAATCCGGATCTGATGGCTCGTTTCGCCTCCGGCATCAGGCTCGCCAGTTCGGAAGACGGCCCCCAGGGGCCCTCCGACCAGACGAGCTGA